The nucleotide window ATGTTATGAGACAGGAACTGGAGTACGTCTACGAGGTCTACAAAAGCGGCAGCCTTTCGAAAGCGGCGGAAAAACTGTATATCACGCAGCCGGCGCTGAGCATGGCGATCAAAAAAATCGAGTCGTCCATCGGCATGACGCTGTTCGACCGCAAGGTGCGCCCCTTTCAGCTCACCGAAGCCGGCTGGCTTTACATCAACGCGATCACGCGCATCAAAAAAATCGAGGCGGAACTGACGCAGCGGATCGGCGACATTAACGACCTCCACACCGGACACGTGCGCGTCGGCGGTTCCCACTACATCAACGGTTACATCCTGCCGCCGGTGCTGGCGCGCTACAGCCGGCTTTATCCGGGCATCGCCCTGGAACTGGTCGAGCACAGTTCGGCCGTCCTCGCCAAGATGCTGGAGGAACGCGCCGTAGACCTGACGTTCAGCTGCAACGAACTCTTCATGGAGGACTTCGAGCGCTATCCCATGTTCAGCGATCGCATTTTGCTGGCCGTGCCCCGCGCTCATCCGTTCAACCGCCGATACCGCGCCCTCGCCCTGCCGCCGCGCGGCGTCATGAACGGCCGTCACCTGCGCGGGGCTTGCCCCGCGCTGCCCGCCGAGCGCTGC belongs to Pyramidobacter piscolens W5455 and includes:
- a CDS encoding LysR family transcriptional regulator; this translates as MRQELEYVYEVYKSGSLSKAAEKLYITQPALSMAIKKIESSIGMTLFDRKVRPFQLTEAGWLYINAITRIKKIEAELTQRIGDINDLHTGHVRVGGSHYINGYILPPVLARYSRLYPGIALELVEHSSAVLAKMLEERAVDLTFSCNELFMEDFERYPMFSDRILLAVPRAHPFNRRYRALALPPRGVMNGRHLRGACPALPAERCGELEFISLMPGNNLHDRMLQIFAAAGVKPRLKIELSQLATAYHLAAGGFAAAFVSDRMVTNAGAPLCFYKIDSPLATRQFYALLPRRDYTAKAVRRFIQLVGEVLRPKARA